In Mercurialis annua linkage group LG5, ddMerAnnu1.2, whole genome shotgun sequence, a single genomic region encodes these proteins:
- the LOC126681665 gene encoding B3 domain-containing transcription factor VRN1-like isoform X4: MSNAVGPSNSSAKTSCMFYKMILASILQHQKLKIPGKFVRKYGDELSCIATLIVPTGRIWVVELEKVNNKLWFRIGWPEFVEYYSIRIGYFLVFRYEGQSTFNVSIYDLTVSEIRYPCSVLDRLRESCHSNPGLVADKKHVVDNSVKEISGSVDTYHLHSNWDISGNSRDKMIQRMEHVRHSRDIGVQFNENDFTCTDKKVDSPVSGEVQGRTRRRKRRIGDPNADVQVQASRKASSMKIASEALTRRWRAVTAEEKQRALRASEMFKPNNPFFRIVLKPSYVYRGFLLHVPSSFAQRYLTVSGSLTIQISDAKQWYVRCIYRDKRAKLSKGWTEFAWENNLEEGDVCVFELIQMNVLKVTIFRVLEVSAPFLRIPSKIKTELNDDGDNF, from the exons ATGTCTAATGCAGTGGGACCATCAAATTCTTCTGCAAAAACAAGTTGCATGTTCTATAAAATGATACTTGCTTCCATTCTTCAACACCAAAAGCTG AAAATCCCGGGAAAATTTGTTAGGAAATATGGAGATGAACTTTCTTGTATTGCTACACTTATTGTTCCTACTGGTCGTATCTGGGTAGTGGAACTCGAAAAAGTTAATAATAAGTTATGGTTCCGCATTGGTTGGCCTGAATTCGTAGAATACTACTCTATTCGTATTGGATATTTCTTAGTCTTCAGATACGAAGGGCAGTCAACCTTCAACGTTTCTATATATGATCTCACAGTTTCTGAGATAAGATATCCTTGTAGCGTTCTTGATCGCTTGCGAGAATCATGTCACAGTAATCCGGGTCTAGTAGCGGATAAAAAGCATGTAGTAGATAATAGCGTAAAGGAAATCTCGGGTTCTGTCGATACATATCATCTGCATTCCAACTGGGACATATCTGGGAATAGCAGAGACAAGATGATTCAAAGAATGGAACATGTTCGACATTCTCGGGACATAGGTGTACAGTTCAACGAGAATGACTTTACATGTACAGATAAAAAAGTTGATTCGCCAGTGTCGGGGGAAGTACAGGGAAGAACCCGAAGAAGAAAAAGGAGAATTGGTGATCCTA ATGCAGACGTACAAGTGCAAGCAAGCAGAAAAGCATCAAGTATGAAAATTGCTTCCGAAGCTCTTACGAGGAGATGGAGAGCTGTAACAGCGGAAGAGAAACAAAGAGCACTTCGTGCTTCTGAAATGTTCAAGCCTAATAATCCTTTTTTCAGAATTGTCTTGAAACCATCATATGTATATAGAGGATTCCTGCTG CATGTTCCGTCCAGCTTCGCACAAAGGTACTTGACGGTCTCAGGAAGCTTGACAATTCAGATTTCTGATGCAAAACAATGGTATGTCAGGTGTATATATCGGGATAAGAGAGCTAAGTTAAGCAAGGGATGGACAGAATTTGCATGGGAAAATAATTTAGAAGAAGGAGATGTTTGTGTCTTCGAGCTGATTCAAATGAATGTACTAAAAGTAACTATATTTCGGGTACTTGAAGTTTCAGCACCCTTCCTTCGAATTCCAAGTAAAATCAAGACAGAACTCAACGATGACGGCGATAATTTTTGA
- the LOC126681665 gene encoding B3 domain-containing transcription factor VRN1-like isoform X3 — protein sequence MIFCFCLVNYGMFIYSLAAQVAFMKKFLFVSVLLTLTRSMARFLCEQKIPGKFVRKYGDELSCIATLIVPTGRIWVVELEKVNNKLWFRIGWPEFVEYYSIRIGYFLVFRYEGQSTFNVSIYDLTVSEIRYPCSVLDRLRESCHSNPGLVADKKHVVDNSVKEISGSVDTYHLHSNWDISGNSRDKMIQRMEHVRHSRDIGVQFNENDFTCTDKKVDSPVSGEVQGRTRRRKRRIDVQVQASRKASSMKIASEALTRRWRAVTAEEKQRALRASEMFKPNNPFFRIVLKPSYVYRGFLLHVPSSFAQRYLTVSGSLTIQISDAKQWYVRCIYRDKRAKLSKGWTEFAWENNLEEGDVCVFELIQMNVLKVTIFRVLEVSAPFLRIPSKIKTELNDDGDNF from the exons atgattttttgtttttgtcttGTGAATTATGGAATGTTTATTTACTCTTTAGCTGCACAAGTTGCTTTCATGAAAaagtttttgtttgtttcaGTTTTACTTACATTGACACGAAGTATGGCTCGATTTTTATGCGAACAGAAAATCCCGGGAAAATTTGTTAGGAAATATGGAGATGAACTTTCTTGTATTGCTACACTTATTGTTCCTACTGGTCGTATCTGGGTAGTGGAACTCGAAAAAGTTAATAATAAGTTATGGTTCCGCATTGGTTGGCCTGAATTCGTAGAATACTACTCTATTCGTATTGGATATTTCTTAGTCTTCAGATACGAAGGGCAGTCAACCTTCAACGTTTCTATATATGATCTCACAGTTTCTGAGATAAGATATCCTTGTAGCGTTCTTGATCGCTTGCGAGAATCATGTCACAGTAATCCGGGTCTAGTAGCGGATAAAAAGCATGTAGTAGATAATAGCGTAAAGGAAATCTCGGGTTCTGTCGATACATATCATCTGCATTCCAACTGGGACATATCTGGGAATAGCAGAGACAAGATGATTCAAAGAATGGAACATGTTCGACATTCTCGGGACATAGGTGTACAGTTCAACGAGAATGACTTTACATGTACAGATAAAAAAGTTGATTCGCCAGTGTCGGGGGAAGTACAGGGAAGAACCCGAAGAAGAAAAAGGAGAATTG ACGTACAAGTGCAAGCAAGCAGAAAAGCATCAAGTATGAAAATTGCTTCCGAAGCTCTTACGAGGAGATGGAGAGCTGTAACAGCGGAAGAGAAACAAAGAGCACTTCGTGCTTCTGAAATGTTCAAGCCTAATAATCCTTTTTTCAGAATTGTCTTGAAACCATCATATGTATATAGAGGATTCCTGCTG CATGTTCCGTCCAGCTTCGCACAAAGGTACTTGACGGTCTCAGGAAGCTTGACAATTCAGATTTCTGATGCAAAACAATGGTATGTCAGGTGTATATATCGGGATAAGAGAGCTAAGTTAAGCAAGGGATGGACAGAATTTGCATGGGAAAATAATTTAGAAGAAGGAGATGTTTGTGTCTTCGAGCTGATTCAAATGAATGTACTAAAAGTAACTATATTTCGGGTACTTGAAGTTTCAGCACCCTTCCTTCGAATTCCAAGTAAAATCAAGACAGAACTCAACGATGACGGCGATAATTTTTGA
- the LOC126681665 gene encoding B3 domain-containing transcription factor VRN1-like isoform X1 → MIFCFCLVNYGMFIYSLAAQVAFMKKFLFVSVLLTLTRSMARFLCEQKIPGKFVRKYGDELSCIATLIVPTGRIWVVELEKVNNKLWFRIGWPEFVEYYSIRIGYFLVFRYEGQSTFNVSIYDLTVSEIRYPCSVLDRLRESCHSNPGLVADKKHVVDNSVKEISGSVDTYHLHSNWDISGNSRDKMIQRMEHVRHSRDIGVQFNENDFTCTDKKVDSPVSGEVQGRTRRRKRRIGDPNADVQVQASRKASSMKIASEALTRRWRAVTAEEKQRALRASEMFKPNNPFFRIVLKPSYVYRGFLLHVPSSFAQRYLTVSGSLTIQISDAKQWYVRCIYRDKRAKLSKGWTEFAWENNLEEGDVCVFELIQMNVLKVTIFRVLEVSAPFLRIPSKIKTELNDDGDNF, encoded by the exons atgattttttgtttttgtcttGTGAATTATGGAATGTTTATTTACTCTTTAGCTGCACAAGTTGCTTTCATGAAAaagtttttgtttgtttcaGTTTTACTTACATTGACACGAAGTATGGCTCGATTTTTATGCGAACAGAAAATCCCGGGAAAATTTGTTAGGAAATATGGAGATGAACTTTCTTGTATTGCTACACTTATTGTTCCTACTGGTCGTATCTGGGTAGTGGAACTCGAAAAAGTTAATAATAAGTTATGGTTCCGCATTGGTTGGCCTGAATTCGTAGAATACTACTCTATTCGTATTGGATATTTCTTAGTCTTCAGATACGAAGGGCAGTCAACCTTCAACGTTTCTATATATGATCTCACAGTTTCTGAGATAAGATATCCTTGTAGCGTTCTTGATCGCTTGCGAGAATCATGTCACAGTAATCCGGGTCTAGTAGCGGATAAAAAGCATGTAGTAGATAATAGCGTAAAGGAAATCTCGGGTTCTGTCGATACATATCATCTGCATTCCAACTGGGACATATCTGGGAATAGCAGAGACAAGATGATTCAAAGAATGGAACATGTTCGACATTCTCGGGACATAGGTGTACAGTTCAACGAGAATGACTTTACATGTACAGATAAAAAAGTTGATTCGCCAGTGTCGGGGGAAGTACAGGGAAGAACCCGAAGAAGAAAAAGGAGAATTGGTGATCCTA ATGCAGACGTACAAGTGCAAGCAAGCAGAAAAGCATCAAGTATGAAAATTGCTTCCGAAGCTCTTACGAGGAGATGGAGAGCTGTAACAGCGGAAGAGAAACAAAGAGCACTTCGTGCTTCTGAAATGTTCAAGCCTAATAATCCTTTTTTCAGAATTGTCTTGAAACCATCATATGTATATAGAGGATTCCTGCTG CATGTTCCGTCCAGCTTCGCACAAAGGTACTTGACGGTCTCAGGAAGCTTGACAATTCAGATTTCTGATGCAAAACAATGGTATGTCAGGTGTATATATCGGGATAAGAGAGCTAAGTTAAGCAAGGGATGGACAGAATTTGCATGGGAAAATAATTTAGAAGAAGGAGATGTTTGTGTCTTCGAGCTGATTCAAATGAATGTACTAAAAGTAACTATATTTCGGGTACTTGAAGTTTCAGCACCCTTCCTTCGAATTCCAAGTAAAATCAAGACAGAACTCAACGATGACGGCGATAATTTTTGA
- the LOC126681665 gene encoding B3 domain-containing transcription factor VRN1-like isoform X2 yields MIFCFCLVNYGMFIYSLAAQVAFMKKFLFVSVLLTLTRSMARFLCEQKIPGKFVRKYGDELSCIATLIVPTGRIWVVELEKVNNKLWFRIGWPEFVEYYSIRIGYFLVFRYEGQSTFNVSIYDLTVSEIRYPCSVLDRLRESCHSNPGLVADKKHVVDNSVKEISGSVDTYHLHSNWDISGNSRDKMIQRMEHVRHSRDIGVQFNENDFTCTDKKVDSPVSGEVQGRTRRRKRRIGDPNVQVQASRKASSMKIASEALTRRWRAVTAEEKQRALRASEMFKPNNPFFRIVLKPSYVYRGFLLHVPSSFAQRYLTVSGSLTIQISDAKQWYVRCIYRDKRAKLSKGWTEFAWENNLEEGDVCVFELIQMNVLKVTIFRVLEVSAPFLRIPSKIKTELNDDGDNF; encoded by the exons atgattttttgtttttgtcttGTGAATTATGGAATGTTTATTTACTCTTTAGCTGCACAAGTTGCTTTCATGAAAaagtttttgtttgtttcaGTTTTACTTACATTGACACGAAGTATGGCTCGATTTTTATGCGAACAGAAAATCCCGGGAAAATTTGTTAGGAAATATGGAGATGAACTTTCTTGTATTGCTACACTTATTGTTCCTACTGGTCGTATCTGGGTAGTGGAACTCGAAAAAGTTAATAATAAGTTATGGTTCCGCATTGGTTGGCCTGAATTCGTAGAATACTACTCTATTCGTATTGGATATTTCTTAGTCTTCAGATACGAAGGGCAGTCAACCTTCAACGTTTCTATATATGATCTCACAGTTTCTGAGATAAGATATCCTTGTAGCGTTCTTGATCGCTTGCGAGAATCATGTCACAGTAATCCGGGTCTAGTAGCGGATAAAAAGCATGTAGTAGATAATAGCGTAAAGGAAATCTCGGGTTCTGTCGATACATATCATCTGCATTCCAACTGGGACATATCTGGGAATAGCAGAGACAAGATGATTCAAAGAATGGAACATGTTCGACATTCTCGGGACATAGGTGTACAGTTCAACGAGAATGACTTTACATGTACAGATAAAAAAGTTGATTCGCCAGTGTCGGGGGAAGTACAGGGAAGAACCCGAAGAAGAAAAAGGAGAATTGGTGATCCTA ACGTACAAGTGCAAGCAAGCAGAAAAGCATCAAGTATGAAAATTGCTTCCGAAGCTCTTACGAGGAGATGGAGAGCTGTAACAGCGGAAGAGAAACAAAGAGCACTTCGTGCTTCTGAAATGTTCAAGCCTAATAATCCTTTTTTCAGAATTGTCTTGAAACCATCATATGTATATAGAGGATTCCTGCTG CATGTTCCGTCCAGCTTCGCACAAAGGTACTTGACGGTCTCAGGAAGCTTGACAATTCAGATTTCTGATGCAAAACAATGGTATGTCAGGTGTATATATCGGGATAAGAGAGCTAAGTTAAGCAAGGGATGGACAGAATTTGCATGGGAAAATAATTTAGAAGAAGGAGATGTTTGTGTCTTCGAGCTGATTCAAATGAATGTACTAAAAGTAACTATATTTCGGGTACTTGAAGTTTCAGCACCCTTCCTTCGAATTCCAAGTAAAATCAAGACAGAACTCAACGATGACGGCGATAATTTTTGA